The following are encoded in a window of Mycolicibacterium tusciae JS617 genomic DNA:
- the tcuA gene encoding FAD-dependent tricarballylate dehydrogenase TcuA produces the protein MDEPRTDYDVIVIGGGNAGFSAAHAAAERGRSVVLVERGTADLAGGNSYYTAGATRIGHAGLDDLIAFVEPDERHRRAEVPPYSPAEYLADLERVTEGRTHPQLARVLVNEAQDAVRWLHSLGLRYRLMYERQAYERPDGSYLFWGGLHVGNVNGGEGLIADHTRVSQQFGTEIRYDTRATKLVVEDGRVVGVDVENPDDADGKSRLYADSVIIAAGGFESNPEWREKYLGPGWRNAKVRGTPYNTGEMLAAALSVGAAMGGDWSTAHSVQWDAFTPNNESNRELTNRLTRQSYPLGIIVNREGRRFLDEGADFRNYTYAKYGEKILKQPGSVAYQIFDATLRPMLRKEEYDMPGISEVTADSIEDLGRTLDIDAEQFAATVAEYNASIDTSIPFDPNVKDSRSARVQPPKTHWATPLEAPPFYAYPVTCGITFTFGGLDGDVDGRVLNESGEPIPGLFACGEALGGLFSGNYPGGSGLAAGMVFGRRAGGLA, from the coding sequence ATGGACGAACCCCGGACCGACTACGACGTCATCGTCATCGGTGGCGGAAATGCAGGATTCTCGGCGGCCCATGCCGCCGCCGAACGCGGACGAAGTGTGGTGCTGGTTGAACGTGGCACCGCGGACCTGGCCGGGGGAAATAGCTATTACACCGCCGGGGCCACCCGGATCGGCCACGCGGGCCTCGACGACCTCATCGCCTTCGTTGAGCCTGACGAACGGCACCGCCGCGCCGAGGTGCCGCCATACAGTCCGGCGGAATATCTCGCCGACCTCGAAAGGGTGACCGAGGGCCGCACTCATCCGCAGTTGGCTCGAGTTCTGGTCAACGAGGCCCAGGACGCCGTGCGTTGGCTGCACTCGCTGGGCCTGCGGTACCGGCTGATGTACGAGCGACAGGCATACGAGCGCCCCGACGGCAGCTACCTGTTCTGGGGTGGCCTGCACGTGGGCAATGTCAACGGCGGGGAAGGGCTCATCGCCGACCACACGCGGGTCTCGCAGCAGTTCGGCACCGAGATCCGTTACGACACAAGGGCGACGAAGCTGGTGGTAGAGGACGGCAGGGTCGTCGGTGTCGACGTCGAAAACCCAGATGACGCCGACGGAAAGAGCCGGCTGTACGCGGACAGCGTGATCATCGCCGCGGGCGGCTTCGAATCGAATCCCGAGTGGCGCGAGAAATATCTCGGTCCCGGCTGGCGGAACGCGAAAGTCCGTGGCACACCGTACAACACCGGCGAGATGCTCGCAGCCGCCCTCTCCGTCGGGGCGGCCATGGGCGGCGACTGGTCCACCGCGCACAGTGTGCAGTGGGACGCCTTCACGCCGAATAACGAATCCAACCGTGAACTGACGAATCGGCTGACGCGGCAGAGCTATCCGCTCGGCATCATCGTGAACCGTGAAGGCAGGCGGTTCCTCGACGAGGGCGCTGACTTCCGCAATTACACCTACGCGAAGTACGGCGAGAAGATACTGAAACAACCCGGCTCAGTCGCATATCAAATCTTCGACGCGACGCTTCGGCCCATGCTCCGCAAAGAGGAGTACGACATGCCGGGGATCTCCGAAGTGACCGCGGATTCGATCGAAGATCTCGGTCGCACGCTGGACATCGACGCGGAACAATTCGCCGCGACGGTCGCCGAGTACAACGCGTCGATCGATACCTCCATCCCGTTCGACCCGAATGTGAAGGACAGCCGCTCTGCCCGCGTGCAGCCGCCGAAAACTCACTGGGCAACCCCACTCGAGGCACCGCCGTTCTACGCATATCCGGTGACGTGTGGCATCACGTTCACCTTCGGCGGCCTGGACGGTGACGTCGACGGACGCGTGCTGAACGAGTCCGGCGAGCCGATTCCGGGTCTGTTCGCGTGCGGCGAGGCGCTCGGCGGGCTCTTCAGTGGCAACTACCCGGGCGGATCGGGGCTCGCCGCCGGCATGGTGTTCGGCAGGCGCGCGGGCGGGCTGGCCTAG
- a CDS encoding Bug family tripartite tricarboxylate transporter substrate binding protein has product MTQVRRWLPVVVAVLATLAIVLTAPQKSPAGTTAANALGDQQLRIMAPAAPGGGWDQTSRAMQESLREVVGRTEVYNVAGAGGTIGLSQFVRFDGDASQLMTTGLIMVGAVVANHSQYSLDDTTPLVRLTSDYEVVVVPKDSPLDKLPDVAEAMKGNLRSVSIAGGSAGGAEQILAGLMAKAVGVNPAQLSYVAHSGGGEMLSTLLSGRSTIAISGVSEIQPQIDSGEVRALAVSSPQRLEGLPDVPTMREAGMDVELQNWRGVVAPKGISEEQEQALETVLVDMTKTKVWQDILKDRGWGDATLAGEEFEEFVRAEQARVKQVLDEIGLGK; this is encoded by the coding sequence ATGACACAAGTACGACGATGGTTACCGGTGGTAGTCGCGGTACTCGCGACCCTGGCGATCGTGCTGACGGCTCCCCAAAAGAGCCCGGCGGGTACGACTGCGGCAAATGCACTCGGCGATCAGCAGCTGCGGATCATGGCGCCTGCCGCGCCAGGCGGTGGGTGGGACCAGACCTCGCGCGCGATGCAGGAGTCCTTGCGCGAGGTCGTCGGCAGGACTGAGGTCTACAACGTGGCGGGCGCGGGCGGCACGATCGGGCTCAGCCAATTCGTCCGATTCGACGGCGACGCATCCCAGCTGATGACGACAGGTTTGATCATGGTCGGGGCCGTCGTGGCGAACCACTCGCAGTACTCGCTTGACGACACGACCCCGTTGGTGCGGCTCACCAGCGACTACGAAGTGGTCGTCGTACCGAAAGACTCGCCGCTGGACAAGCTCCCGGATGTCGCCGAGGCGATGAAGGGAAACCTGCGTTCCGTCTCGATCGCCGGCGGTTCAGCGGGCGGCGCGGAGCAGATCCTCGCCGGCTTGATGGCGAAAGCGGTCGGAGTCAATCCCGCCCAACTGAGCTACGTCGCGCACTCGGGCGGCGGCGAGATGTTGTCCACGCTGCTGTCGGGTCGTTCGACGATAGCCATCTCCGGAGTGTCAGAGATTCAGCCCCAGATCGACTCCGGCGAAGTTCGCGCGCTCGCCGTTTCCAGTCCACAGCGACTGGAGGGCCTGCCCGATGTGCCGACGATGCGCGAAGCGGGAATGGACGTCGAGCTGCAGAACTGGCGCGGCGTCGTCGCACCGAAGGGCATCAGCGAAGAGCAGGAGCAGGCCCTGGAGACCGTGCTGGTCGACATGACCAAAACCAAGGTGTGGCAAGACATCCTGAAGGACCGGGGCTGGGGCGACGCCACGCTCGCCGGTGAGGAATTCGAGGAGTTCGTCCGGGCCGAGCAGGCCAGGGTGAAGCAGGTGCTCGACGAGATTGGGCTGGGAAAGTGA
- a CDS encoding tripartite tricarboxylate transporter TctB family protein: MTEPQDAGAATTADPIPEEVPDRNTVLASAAFGALMLVAAVLVIVDALRLPKTSEAVGPAAVPLPIGVLLGVLGAALLIQARTQLSTASREATWQPRAGLRLLGMIVALVAFAVLLPIVGYVVSSAALFVASAMLLGAPKLWQTVAYGWALAAIVFLVFDRLIGLSLPTGPWGF, translated from the coding sequence GTGACTGAGCCGCAAGACGCTGGGGCCGCGACTACCGCCGACCCCATTCCCGAAGAAGTTCCCGACCGCAACACGGTGCTGGCATCCGCAGCGTTCGGCGCTCTCATGCTGGTGGCCGCCGTACTTGTCATCGTCGACGCCCTGCGCCTGCCGAAAACCTCCGAGGCGGTTGGCCCCGCGGCCGTGCCGTTGCCGATCGGCGTGCTGCTCGGTGTCTTAGGCGCGGCCCTGCTGATACAGGCCCGCACGCAGTTGAGCACCGCGTCGAGGGAAGCGACCTGGCAGCCGCGGGCGGGCTTGCGACTGCTCGGGATGATCGTCGCGCTGGTGGCATTCGCTGTGCTGCTACCGATCGTCGGCTACGTGGTGAGTTCCGCCGCCCTGTTCGTCGCCTCCGCGATGCTGCTCGGGGCGCCGAAGCTCTGGCAGACCGTCGCCTACGGGTGGGCGCTTGCGGCCATCGTGTTCCTGGTGTTCGACCGCTTGATCGGGCTGAGCCTGCCGACCGGACCGTGGGGGTTCTGA
- a CDS encoding tripartite tricarboxylate transporter permease, producing the protein MDSFSMLLEGFASAVTPGNLLWALVGVTIGTAVGVLPGIGPALTVALLLPITFKLEPTSALILFAGIYYGGMYGGSTTAILLNVPGESSSMVTALEGNKMARAGRAAAALATAAIGSFVAGTIGTIALTFVAPAVADFATSFGPPEYVALMAVAFVTVSALLGDNFVKGAASLLVGATIGLIGIDTQTGQPRLTFGIDSLLDGVDVVIVVIALFALGEAFRHVLTGTGGTTINPLRGRALLTRQDFRRSWPAWLRGTAFGFPIGALPAGGAEVPTFLSYATEKRLSKHPEEFGHGAIEGVAGPEAANNAAAAGVLVPLLTIGLPTSATAAVILVAFQSYGLQPGPELFSESGPLVWTLIASLYIGNLMLLVLNLPMARVWARLLTIPAYGIYAGVLVFATLGTFATGGTTFDLLILCALGLLGLLMMQGGIPVAPAIVGLILGPIAEEQLRRALTLSEGDPSILVSSPITIVLWAVVVIAIVASIVLPRARRRRMLLKDRAESSQATQ; encoded by the coding sequence ATGGACTCATTCAGCATGCTTCTCGAGGGTTTCGCTTCCGCAGTCACGCCGGGCAACCTGCTGTGGGCACTGGTCGGCGTCACGATCGGCACCGCCGTGGGAGTGCTGCCCGGCATCGGGCCCGCTCTCACCGTCGCCCTGCTGCTGCCGATCACGTTCAAACTCGAACCCACCAGCGCGCTGATCCTGTTCGCCGGCATCTACTACGGAGGTATGTACGGCGGCTCGACGACCGCGATTTTGTTGAACGTGCCGGGTGAAAGTTCGTCGATGGTCACGGCGCTCGAAGGCAACAAGATGGCGCGCGCAGGTAGAGCGGCGGCCGCCCTTGCCACCGCCGCGATCGGCAGTTTCGTCGCGGGAACCATCGGAACGATCGCATTGACTTTCGTCGCACCGGCGGTCGCCGACTTCGCGACGAGCTTCGGTCCGCCCGAGTATGTGGCGCTGATGGCCGTCGCGTTCGTGACGGTTAGCGCACTGCTTGGCGACAACTTCGTCAAGGGGGCGGCGAGCCTGCTCGTCGGGGCCACGATCGGCTTGATCGGCATCGACACCCAGACAGGTCAACCCCGTCTCACGTTCGGTATCGACTCCCTGCTCGACGGTGTCGATGTCGTCATCGTGGTGATCGCGCTGTTCGCGCTGGGCGAAGCGTTCCGTCACGTACTGACCGGCACCGGTGGCACGACCATCAATCCGCTTCGGGGACGGGCCTTGTTGACGCGCCAGGACTTTCGCCGCTCCTGGCCCGCATGGCTGCGCGGCACCGCCTTCGGGTTCCCGATCGGCGCCCTGCCCGCCGGCGGGGCGGAGGTGCCGACGTTCCTCAGCTACGCGACGGAAAAGCGGCTGAGCAAGCACCCCGAAGAGTTCGGGCACGGTGCCATCGAGGGGGTCGCGGGTCCCGAGGCCGCCAACAATGCGGCGGCCGCGGGCGTGCTCGTCCCGCTGCTCACCATCGGGCTTCCCACGTCGGCCACGGCGGCGGTGATCCTCGTCGCATTCCAGTCTTACGGGCTGCAGCCCGGACCCGAGTTGTTCAGCGAGTCAGGACCTTTGGTGTGGACGCTGATCGCGAGCCTCTACATCGGCAACCTGATGCTGCTCGTGCTGAACCTTCCGATGGCCAGGGTGTGGGCGCGGCTGCTGACCATTCCGGCCTACGGCATCTACGCGGGTGTGCTGGTGTTCGCCACACTCGGCACATTCGCCACCGGTGGCACGACATTCGATCTGCTGATCCTGTGTGCACTGGGCTTGCTCGGCCTGTTGATGATGCAGGGCGGAATCCCGGTGGCACCTGCAATTGTCGGTCTGATTCTCGGCCCGATCGCCGAGGAGCAGTTGCGCCGCGCCCTGACCCTGTCCGAGGGCGACCCGTCGATCCTGGTGTCCAGTCCGATCACCATCGTGCTGTGGGCAGTCGTCGTCATCGCCATTGTGGCGTCGATCGTGCTGCCGAGGGCACGCCGTCGTCGGATGTTGCTCAAGGACCGCGCTGAAAGCAGTCAGGCCACCCAGTAG
- a CDS encoding siderophore-interacting protein, with protein sequence MSETKPSRGFPGAVLKLLGAGDYTLTVTGRRELSPHYLRLSLDAGEMLNDHAPHPTMWIRMWFADGDKLHQCGYTLVGPDPAAGTVDIELALHDGVAANWARNAKPGDTVDVTVLGSNFGLPQPQPAGYIIVGDTASLPAINSLLDAIGDTPSWVFLEASHEDDKQLPVGGRAADVEWVDRKNNGEALIQAIGSSVFDASDHFGWVACDNRTTRAVAKVLREDYGIPRKSIKAQAYWVA encoded by the coding sequence ATGTCGGAAACGAAGCCTTCGCGTGGATTCCCGGGTGCGGTGCTCAAGCTGCTCGGTGCCGGTGACTACACGCTGACCGTGACAGGGCGACGCGAGCTCAGCCCGCATTACCTGCGGCTGAGCCTTGATGCCGGCGAGATGTTGAACGACCACGCACCGCATCCGACGATGTGGATCCGGATGTGGTTCGCCGACGGCGACAAACTGCATCAATGCGGCTACACGCTCGTCGGCCCCGATCCCGCGGCGGGCACGGTGGACATCGAGTTGGCGTTGCACGACGGCGTGGCGGCCAATTGGGCGCGCAACGCCAAGCCGGGCGACACCGTGGACGTGACGGTCCTGGGGAGCAACTTCGGACTGCCCCAGCCGCAGCCCGCCGGCTACATCATCGTCGGCGACACCGCCTCGCTGCCTGCGATCAACTCGCTGCTGGACGCGATCGGCGACACGCCCTCATGGGTATTTCTCGAGGCAAGTCACGAGGACGACAAGCAACTGCCGGTGGGCGGGCGGGCTGCCGACGTGGAGTGGGTGGACCGCAAGAACAACGGCGAGGCACTGATACAGGCCATCGGCTCGTCGGTGTTCGACGCCTCCGACCACTTCGGCTGGGTGGCGTGCGACAACCGCACCACCCGCGCCGTCGCCAAGGTGCTTCGGGAGGACTACGGCATTCCCCGCAAATCCATCAAGGCACAGGCCTACTGGGTGGCCTGA
- a CDS encoding acyltransferase family protein yields MTLSDRVAQGGLESVGKAERVASLTGIRAVAALLVMLTHAAYTTGKYTHGYAGLVWSRAEIGVPVFFVLSGFLLFAPWVKASAAAGAAPAGDIRQYAPPSVRRYAWHRVRRIMPAYVVTVLAAYLLYHFRTAGPNPGHTWEGLFRNLTLTQIYTDNYLYSFLHQGLTQMWSLAVEVAFYIVLPLLAYLLLVVLCRRRWRPARLLAGLGGLALLTPAWLILVHTTDFLPDAARLWLPTYLLWFIGGMVLAALQPLGVRAYALACIPLAVICYFIVSTPIAGEPTTSPAELREALVKAGFYAVISTLMVAPLALGDRGLYTRFLGSRPMVFLGEISYEIFLIHLLTMELVMVEVVRYPIYTGSMWWLFFVTFVVTVPVAWLLHRVTRVRTT; encoded by the coding sequence ATGACCCTGTCGGACAGAGTCGCCCAGGGCGGTCTGGAATCCGTCGGTAAGGCCGAGCGGGTCGCCTCGCTCACCGGCATACGGGCCGTGGCGGCGCTGCTGGTCATGCTCACCCACGCCGCGTACACCACCGGCAAGTACACGCACGGTTACGCCGGATTGGTCTGGTCACGGGCCGAGATCGGTGTGCCGGTGTTCTTCGTGCTCTCGGGGTTTCTGCTGTTCGCCCCGTGGGTGAAGGCTTCCGCGGCGGCCGGAGCCGCGCCGGCCGGCGACATCAGGCAATATGCGCCGCCGTCGGTGCGCCGCTACGCCTGGCACCGGGTGCGACGCATCATGCCCGCTTACGTCGTCACGGTGCTGGCGGCCTACCTGCTGTATCACTTCCGTACCGCCGGGCCCAATCCCGGGCACACCTGGGAAGGTCTGTTCCGCAACCTGACGCTGACCCAGATATATACCGACAACTACTTGTATTCCTTTCTGCACCAAGGGCTTACGCAGATGTGGAGCCTGGCGGTCGAGGTTGCGTTCTACATCGTTTTGCCGCTGCTGGCCTATCTGCTGCTCGTGGTGCTGTGCCGACGCCGTTGGCGGCCGGCGAGGTTGCTGGCGGGCCTGGGCGGGCTGGCCCTGCTCACCCCGGCGTGGCTGATCCTGGTGCATACCACCGACTTTCTGCCCGACGCGGCGCGGCTATGGCTACCGACGTACCTCTTATGGTTCATCGGCGGAATGGTCCTTGCTGCCCTGCAGCCACTGGGTGTGCGGGCGTACGCGCTGGCGTGCATTCCGCTGGCGGTGATCTGCTACTTCATCGTGTCCACGCCGATTGCGGGCGAGCCCACCACATCGCCGGCCGAATTGCGCGAGGCGCTGGTGAAGGCGGGCTTCTATGCGGTGATCTCCACGCTGATGGTGGCACCGCTCGCGCTAGGGGACCGTGGTCTCTACACGCGGTTTCTCGGTTCGCGGCCCATGGTCTTCCTCGGCGAGATCTCCTACGAGATCTTCCTGATCCATCTGCTGACGATGGAGCTGGTGATGGTCGAGGTCGTTCGGTACCCGATCTACACCGGATCGATGTGGTGGTTGTTCTTCGTCACCTTTGTGGTGACGGTGCCGGTGGCCTGGTTGTTGCATCGCGTCACCCGCGTGCGCACCACCTGA
- a CDS encoding DEAD/DEAH box helicase yields the protein MTPSDPAANRADLTFDDLQIHPSVLRAISDVGYESPSAIQAATIPPMMAGSDVVGLAQTGTGKTAAFAVPILSKIDPANKTTQALVLAPTRELALQVAEAFSRYGAHLPQINVLPIYGGSSYGPQLAGLRRGAQVVVGTPGRVIDHLEKGTLDLTHLDYLVLDEADEMLQMGFAEDVERILADTPEYKQVALFSATMPPGIRKITKKYLHDAVEVSVKSKTATAENITQRYIQVAGPRKMDALTRLLEVEPFEAMIVFVRTKQATEEVAEKLRARGFAAAAINGDIAQAQRERTIASLKDGTIDILVATDVAARGLDVERISHVLNYDIPHDTESYVHRIGRTGRAGRSGQALLFVSPRERHMLKSIEKATRQQLTEAELPTVDHVNAQRVAKFADSITDALGAPGFEMFRRMIEDYERENDVPMVDIAAALAAQSRDGEQFLMSEPPPEKRRERDNRPDRDDRGPKRSRERRGDFATYRIAVGKRHKVMPGAIVGAIANEGGLNRSDFGHISIRPDHSLVELPSNLSQDTMKALERTRIQGVLINLQPDRPPRKGGKSGHKSK from the coding sequence ATGACGCCCTCCGACCCGGCCGCGAACCGGGCAGACCTGACCTTTGACGACCTGCAGATACACCCTTCGGTGCTGCGGGCGATCAGCGATGTCGGATACGAGTCACCATCGGCCATCCAGGCCGCCACCATCCCGCCGATGATGGCCGGCTCCGACGTCGTCGGGCTGGCTCAGACCGGGACCGGTAAGACCGCGGCGTTCGCCGTCCCGATTCTGTCGAAGATCGATCCCGCCAACAAAACCACCCAAGCGCTGGTGCTGGCACCGACACGCGAGTTGGCGTTGCAGGTCGCCGAAGCGTTCAGCCGCTACGGCGCGCATCTGCCCCAGATCAACGTATTGCCGATCTACGGGGGCTCGTCCTACGGCCCGCAGCTGGCAGGTCTGCGGCGCGGCGCTCAGGTGGTGGTCGGTACCCCGGGCCGGGTGATCGACCACCTGGAGAAGGGCACCCTCGACCTCACCCACCTCGACTATCTGGTGCTCGATGAGGCCGACGAGATGCTCCAGATGGGCTTCGCCGAGGACGTCGAGCGCATCCTTGCCGACACTCCCGAGTACAAGCAGGTGGCGTTGTTCTCCGCCACGATGCCGCCAGGCATCCGCAAGATCACCAAGAAGTATCTGCACGACGCGGTCGAGGTGTCGGTCAAGTCGAAAACCGCCACCGCAGAGAACATCACGCAGCGCTACATCCAGGTCGCCGGTCCACGCAAGATGGACGCACTGACCCGACTCCTCGAAGTAGAGCCGTTCGAGGCGATGATCGTCTTCGTTCGCACCAAGCAGGCCACCGAGGAGGTCGCCGAGAAACTGCGGGCCCGCGGTTTCGCCGCGGCGGCTATCAACGGCGACATCGCTCAGGCGCAACGCGAACGCACCATCGCGTCACTCAAGGACGGCACCATCGACATCTTGGTGGCCACCGACGTCGCGGCCCGCGGACTGGACGTCGAGCGCATCAGCCATGTGCTGAATTACGACATCCCGCACGACACCGAGTCCTACGTCCATCGCATCGGCCGCACCGGTCGGGCCGGCCGCTCCGGACAGGCCCTGCTGTTCGTGTCGCCACGCGAGCGGCACATGCTCAAATCCATCGAAAAGGCCACCCGCCAACAGCTCACCGAAGCCGAACTGCCCACCGTCGACCACGTCAACGCGCAGCGCGTGGCCAAGTTCGCCGACTCGATCACCGACGCTCTCGGCGCTCCCGGCTTCGAAATGTTCCGGCGGATGATCGAGGACTACGAGCGCGAGAACGACGTCCCGATGGTGGACATCGCCGCGGCGCTGGCGGCCCAATCTCGCGACGGTGAGCAGTTCCTGATGTCGGAACCGCCGCCGGAGAAGCGCCGTGAACGAGACAACCGGCCCGATCGCGACGACCGGGGACCCAAGCGATCGCGTGAACGGCGCGGCGACTTCGCTACCTATCGCATCGCGGTGGGTAAGCGGCACAAGGTGATGCCGGGTGCGATCGTCGGCGCCATCGCGAACGAGGGCGGGCTGAACCGCAGCGATTTCGGGCATATCTCGATCCGGCCCGACCACTCGCTGGTGGAGTTGCCGTCCAACTTGTCCCAAGACACCATGAAAGCCCTTGAGCGCACGCGCATTCAGGGCGTGCTGATCAATCTGCAACCGGATCGTCCGCCACGAAAAGGCGGGAAATCCGGCCACAAGTCCAAATGA
- a CDS encoding LppP/LprE family lipoprotein — protein sequence MVTVGVASAVIGCGSSDSTASKTPGPLAPNVSAAPPAGAPAPSGPAAAPAAEADPCDVNLAAPEIAGAVSELPRDPRSNQAWSPEPLAGNYNQCAPLSVVIVKANTNAENPNTRAVMFHLGKFIPTGVPDTYGFNGIDNAVTTGDTVALQYSNGVSGLASVVRFRWNGNGVELIGNTAG from the coding sequence ATGGTGACGGTCGGGGTGGCGTCCGCGGTCATCGGATGCGGATCGAGCGACTCCACCGCCTCCAAGACTCCCGGACCATTGGCGCCCAACGTCAGCGCAGCGCCCCCGGCGGGCGCGCCTGCCCCCTCTGGACCTGCAGCGGCCCCGGCCGCCGAAGCCGATCCGTGCGACGTCAACCTTGCCGCACCCGAGATCGCTGGCGCGGTGTCGGAGTTGCCGCGTGACCCGCGAAGCAATCAGGCGTGGAGCCCCGAGCCGCTGGCGGGCAATTACAACCAGTGCGCGCCGCTGTCCGTGGTGATCGTCAAGGCCAACACGAATGCGGAGAACCCGAACACCCGTGCCGTGATGTTCCACCTCGGCAAGTTCATCCCGACAGGCGTGCCGGATACCTACGGATTCAACGGCATCGACAACGCCGTGACCACCGGAGACACCGTCGCGCTGCAGTATTCCAATGGAGTTTCCGGACTCGCCAGCGTGGTCAGGTTCCGCTGGAACGGCAACGGAGTAGAGCTGATCGGCAACACGGCCGGCTAG
- a CDS encoding endonuclease domain-containing protein, translated as MNQGSLPFIGTEAVIAGTVTRRTLVSGNRMVYRNVYLDKAVELTPQRRAVAAWLWSQRNATVAGLSAAALYGTQWIDAALPAELVRQDTCDVDDILIHRARLRDDESCVVQGIPMTTPARTAFDLGRRAGLETAIIRVDALANATLLKPSDVDRLAASRHGARGIVQVRRVVELMDGGAESPQETRTRLLLIAAGFPKPRTQIVVVDEYGEFVGRVDMGWEEWKVAVEYDGPQHWDDPEQHARDIDRLADLAARGWLIIRLSRDLLRYRPHVFLARVRDAMRAAGWPYCDDIRLDARIAWLDQAS; from the coding sequence ATGAATCAGGGATCCCTGCCGTTCATCGGCACTGAAGCAGTTATCGCCGGCACCGTGACGAGACGGACATTGGTTAGCGGTAATCGGATGGTCTACCGCAATGTCTATCTGGACAAAGCGGTTGAACTCACACCCCAGAGGCGCGCCGTTGCAGCATGGCTGTGGTCGCAGCGCAACGCGACCGTCGCCGGACTTTCCGCGGCGGCTTTGTATGGAACACAGTGGATTGACGCAGCGTTGCCTGCGGAGCTAGTTCGTCAAGACACCTGCGATGTCGACGACATCCTGATTCATCGTGCGCGACTGCGCGATGACGAGAGTTGCGTCGTGCAAGGGATACCGATGACGACGCCGGCGCGGACTGCATTCGATCTCGGCCGCCGCGCGGGCCTTGAGACGGCGATCATCCGGGTGGATGCGCTCGCGAACGCGACCTTGCTCAAGCCGTCGGATGTCGACCGCCTCGCGGCCTCTCGTCACGGTGCCCGCGGAATTGTGCAGGTGCGCCGTGTGGTGGAACTGATGGACGGTGGTGCCGAATCCCCGCAGGAAACCCGGACGCGGCTGCTGCTGATCGCCGCAGGTTTCCCGAAGCCGCGAACCCAGATCGTTGTCGTCGACGAGTATGGCGAATTCGTCGGTCGCGTCGACATGGGGTGGGAGGAATGGAAGGTGGCTGTCGAATACGACGGTCCGCAACATTGGGACGACCCTGAACAGCACGCTCGTGACATCGACCGGCTCGCCGACTTGGCTGCGCGAGGCTGGTTGATCATTCGGCTGAGCCGAGACCTTCTGCGTTACCGGCCGCATGTGTTTCTGGCGCGCGTGCGCGACGCGATGCGCGCGGCGGGATGGCCCTATTGCGACGACATCCGGCTCGACGCGCGTATCGCGTGGCTGGATCAGGCCAGCTGA